Proteins from a genomic interval of Chitinivibrionales bacterium:
- a CDS encoding glycosyltransferase: MIYEKQFHYLKKTVCAVKLVIQIPCYNEENTLEETIASLPHHIDGIDEIEVLVIDDGSTDRSIEVAQNTGAKVLRLSRHLGLADAFASGVKAAIEHDADILVNTDADLQYPSEHIERLIRPILEKKADISVGDRLSHKPRPFSPVKMMFEHMGTAFVRSMSGVDIKDAASGFRAFSKEALELMFIHGKFSYTLESLVLAGMRKLRVANVTIPINPPKRKSRLFSSMGHYIVQSVFSVIRAYLMYHPLKFFVSVGLLFLAASAVIGFRFLLFYFLEGGAGHIQSLILLAILAFFGVLSIILGLVGDIIAANRRILEELRHTVMKQSNGK; the protein is encoded by the coding sequence ATCATTTATGAAAAGCAATTTCATTATCTAAAAAAAACAGTGTGTGCAGTGAAACTGGTAATTCAAATACCCTGTTATAACGAAGAGAATACGTTAGAAGAAACTATTGCATCGTTGCCCCATCATATTGATGGTATCGATGAAATTGAAGTATTAGTTATTGATGATGGGTCGACCGACCGAAGCATTGAAGTAGCTCAAAATACAGGAGCGAAAGTACTAAGACTTTCCCGTCACCTCGGCCTTGCCGATGCATTTGCTTCGGGGGTTAAAGCGGCAATTGAGCACGATGCCGATATACTTGTCAATACCGATGCCGATCTTCAGTATCCTTCGGAGCATATCGAACGGTTGATCAGGCCTATTTTAGAAAAAAAGGCTGATATATCTGTTGGCGACCGTCTTTCCCATAAACCACGCCCCTTTTCTCCGGTTAAAATGATGTTCGAGCATATGGGTACGGCATTTGTTCGATCCATGTCGGGTGTGGATATCAAAGACGCGGCTAGTGGCTTTCGCGCATTCAGCAAGGAAGCGCTTGAGTTGATGTTTATTCATGGAAAGTTTTCCTATACTCTCGAGAGTCTGGTCCTTGCCGGGATGCGAAAGTTGAGAGTGGCGAATGTCACGATACCGATTAATCCACCGAAAAGAAAAAGCCGATTATTCAGCAGCATGGGCCATTACATTGTTCAGTCGGTTTTTTCGGTGATCAGGGCCTATTTGATGTACCATCCGCTGAAATTTTTTGTTTCGGTTGGATTGCTCTTTCTTGCAGCATCCGCTGTAATCGGGTTTCGATTTCTATTGTTTTATTTCCTTGAGGGGGGCGCCGGTCATATCCAGTCGCTGATTTTACTGGCGATTCTGGCATTTTTTGGCGTCTTAAGCATCATTTTAGGTCTTGTGGGTGATATTATCGCTGCCAACAGGCGCATTCTGGAGGAATTACGGCATACGGTGATGAAACAGTCGAACGGAAAGTAG